The genomic stretch CCGCTTCGTCCAGCGCCATGGTCATCCGGTCATGGCCCCAGAACAGTTCGTCACCGACGGTAAAGCTGGGCGCACCAAAGATGCCGCGTGCGATGGCGTCGTCGGTCAGCGCGCGTAAAGCCTGTTTGGTTTCAGGGGTGCCAGCCTGTTCGACAAGCGCAGCGGCATCCTGTCCAAGCGCCTGCAACACCGGCCCGATTACCTCGGGTGCGCCGATGTCCAGATCCTCGGCAAAGTTTGCAGAATAGACCGCGCGGACAAAATCACCGATCCAGTCCGCACCGGCATTGGCCGCGCAAATCCGCGCTGCCAGCATGCTGCCACGCGGAAACGTCGACGGCTTTTGCAAGGGCAGTTCGGCTGCGGCACAGATGCGCGCCATGTCACGCCACATATAGGCGCCTTTGATCGGATAAAGGTTAAACGGCGAATCCGTCATACCCTGCGCGCCGAACACCGGTCCCAGCAGGAACGGACGCCAGACCAGCGTCACCCCGCGTGCAACGCAGGCAGCCTCGATCTGCATCGCGGCGGGATAGCTGTAGGTGCTGGCGAATTCGAACCAGAATTCCAATGGTTTCGTCATGCTGTTATCCTTCGGATGCGGCCCAGTCCCAATACAATTGCCGTACCCGGCGTGTGACCGGGCCAATCTGGTATTGGGTGTCGTCAAAAGCGGTGACCGGCGTGACTTTCATCATATTGCCGCTCAGGAATACCTCGTCGGCGTTGTGAAAGTCATCAAAGCCCAGCACTGTTTCATGCACCGTCACACCGTCGGCGCGCAGATTGCTGATATGGCGGGCGCGCGTGATGCCCGACAGAAAGGTGCCATTGGCCACCGGCGTAAATACTTCGCCGTCGCGCACCATAAAGACGTTGGCGGTGGCTGTTTCGGCCACGTTGCCCAGGGCATCGGCCACCAGCGCGTTCCCGAACCCTTTGGATTTCGCTTCGACCAGCATCCGCGCGTTGTTGGGGTACAGGCAGCCCGCCTTGGCGTTCACCACTGCATCTTCCAGCACCGGACGGCGGAATTTGGTGCGTGTCAGCGTGGTTGACGCATCGGGGGCCGCCATCGGGATTTTTTCCAGCGAAATGGCAAATCCGGTCTTTTCGGGCATCGGCACGATGCCGGAAGGATCGCCGTCAATCGC from Pseudosulfitobacter sp. DSM 107133 encodes the following:
- a CDS encoding branched-chain amino acid aminotransferase gives rise to the protein MAVGTGIRTFFDGTWHDGDVAVMKAADHGSWLGGTVFDGARFFDGYTPDLAAHCARVNRSAKALMITPTVSPEDMIAIVHEGLKAYDPAEPVYIRPMYWAIDGDPSGIVPMPEKTGFAISLEKIPMAAPDASTTLTRTKFRRPVLEDAVVNAKAGCLYPNNARMLVEAKSKGFGNALVADALGNVAETATANVFMVRDGEVFTPVANGTFLSGITRARHISNLRADGVTVHETVLGFDDFHNADEVFLSGNMMKVTPVTAFDDTQYQIGPVTRRVRQLYWDWAASEG
- a CDS encoding 2-hydroxychromene-2-carboxylate isomerase codes for the protein MTKPLEFWFEFASTYSYPAAMQIEAACVARGVTLVWRPFLLGPVFGAQGMTDSPFNLYPIKGAYMWRDMARICAAAELPLQKPSTFPRGSMLAARICAANAGADWIGDFVRAVYSANFAEDLDIGAPEVIGPVLQALGQDAAALVEQAGTPETKQALRALTDDAIARGIFGAPSFTVGDELFWGHDRMTMALDEAAAGN